Genomic window (Terriglobales bacterium):
GACCTCACCGACCCCAAGACGCTGGCCCACCTGCTGAAGTACGACTCCATCCTGGGCAACCTGCCCAACGACGTGAAGGCCGGTCAGGACAGCGTGGTGGTGGACGGCAAGAGCACG
Coding sequences:
- a CDS encoding glyceraldehyde 3-phosphate dehydrogenase NAD-binding domain-containing protein, whose translation is MAIKVGINGFGRIGRNILRTAIGDKELEFVAVNDLTDPKTLAHLLKYDSILGNLPNDVKAGQDSVVVDGKST